A region of Rhodamnia argentea isolate NSW1041297 chromosome 9, ASM2092103v1, whole genome shotgun sequence DNA encodes the following proteins:
- the LOC115757177 gene encoding cytochrome c oxidase-assembly factor COX23, mitochondrial: MASRASTPQYPSAARIADSPCYHQYAASLKCLETFSPDKSKCQKHFDVYKECKKKEREARLERNKNRSFFS; this comes from the exons ATGGCGTCGCGAGCTTCAACGCCGCAGTACCCAAGCGCTGCGAGGATCGCCGATTCCCCATGCTACCATCAATACGCCGCCTCGCTCAAGT GTTTAGAAACGTTCAGTCCTGACAAGAGTAAATGTCAGAAACATTTCGATGTTTACAAAGAATGCAAGAAAAAAGAG AGGGAAGCTCGACTTGAACGTAACAAAAACCGGTCCTTCTTCTCTTGA